From a region of the Arvicanthis niloticus isolate mArvNil1 chromosome 6, mArvNil1.pat.X, whole genome shotgun sequence genome:
- the Pdia2 gene encoding protein disulfide-isomerase A2 isoform X2 produces MDDRFLPVLLLLLGVSGSWGQGEEPGGPSEALPEEPIGEEVPKEDGILVLNHRTLSLALQEHSALMVEFYAPWCGHCKALAPEYSKAAALLAAESAVVTLAKVDGPAEPELTKEFAVEGYPTLKFFQNGNRTNPEEYIGPKNAESIAEWLRRRVGPSATRLEDEEGVQALMAKRDVVVIGFFQDLQEEDVATFLALAKDALDMTFGFTDQPQLFEKFGLTKDTVVLFKKFDEGRADFPVDKETGLDLGDLSRFLITHSMHLVTEFNSQTSPKIFAARILNHLLLFVNQTLAQHRELLTDFREAAPPFRGQVLFVVVDVATDNSHVLNYFGLKAEEAPTLRLINVETTKKYAPTAVTPITAASVAAFCQAVLRGEVKHYLLSQEVPPDWDQRPVKTLVGKNFQQVAFDETKNVFVKFYAPWCSHCKEMAPAWEALAEKYRDREDIVIAELDATANELEAFSVHGYPTLKFFPAGPDRKIIEYKSTRDLETFSKFLDSGGNLPTEEPEEPTVSAPEAQANSTLGPKEEL; encoded by the exons ATGGATGATCGGTTTCTGCCAGTGTTGCTGCTCCTGCTGGGTGTCTCAGGCTcatggggacagggagaggagcCTGGGGGTCCCTCAGAGGCGCTCCCTGAGGAGCCCATTGGGGAAGAAGTCCCCAAGGAGGATGGGATCTTGGTCTTGAACCACCGAACCCTGAGCCTGGCACTGCAGGAGCATTCAGCCCTGATGGTGGAGTTTT ATGCCCCATGGTGTGGTCACTGCAAGGCATTAGCTCCTGAGTACAGCAAGGCGGCTGCCCTGCTGGCAGCTGAGTCAGCTGTGGTCACCTTGGCCAAGGTGGATGGGCCTGCAGAACCAGAGCTGACCAAGGAGTTTGCAGTGGAAGGGTACCCTACACTCAAGTTCTTCCAGAATGGAAACCGCACAAACCCAGAAGAATACATAG GGCCCAAGAATGCTGAGAGCATTGCTGAGTGGCTGAGGCGGCGAGTGGGGCCCAGTGCCACACGTCTGGAGGATGAGGAAGGTGTCCAGGCACTGATGGCCAAACGGGATGTAGTGGTCATTGGCTTCTTTCAG GATCTACAGGAAGAGGATGTGGCAACCTTCCTGGCCTTGGCCAAGGATGCTCTGGACATGACCTTTGGCTTCACTGACCAGCCACAACTTTTTGAGAAGTTTGGCCTCACCAAGGATACTGTGGTTCTTTTCAAGAAG TTTGATGAGGGTCGTGCCGACTTCCCGGTAGACAAGGAGACTGGCCTGGACCTGGGAGACCTGTCCCGCTTCCTcatcacacacagcatgcacctggtcACAGAATTCAACAGCCAG ACATCACCGAAGATCTTTGCAGCCAGGATCCTCAACCACCTGCTGCTGTTTGTGAACCAGACACTAGCTCAGCACAGGGAGCTGCTGACAGACTTCAGGGAGGCAGCACCTCCATTCCGGGGACAG GTGTTGTTCGTGGTGGTGGACGTGGCCACTGACAACAGCCATGTGCTGAATTATTTTGGCCTCAAGGCTGAGGAAGCCCCCACCCTGCGTCTGATCAATGTTGAGACTACCAAGAAGTATGCACCTACAGCGGTGACACCCATCACTGCAGCTTCTGTGGCTGCCTTCTGCCAGGCAGTCCTCCGTGGGGAAGTCAAG CACTATCTCCTGAGCCAGGAGGTACCCCCCGATTGGGACCAGAGGCCAGTCAAGACTCTCGTGGGCAAGAATTTCCAGCAGGTTGCCTTTGACGAAACCAAGAATGTGTTTGTCAAGTTCT ATGCCCCATGGTGCAGCCACTGTAAGGAGATGGCTCCAGCCTGGGAGGCACTGGCAGAGAAGTACAGGGATCGTGAGGACATTGTCATTGCTGAGTTGGATGCTACAGCTAACGAGCTGGAGGCCTTCTCTGTGCATGGCTATCCCACTCTCAAATTCTTCCCTGCAGGACCTGACCGAAAG ATTATAGAATACAAAAGCACCAGGGACCTAGAGACATTCTCTAAGTTCCTGGACAGTGGAGGTAACCTGCCTACGGAGGAACCTGAGGAGCCTACAGTCTCCGCCCCA GAAGCACAAGCCAATTCCACCTTGGGTCCCAAGGAGGAGCTGTAG
- the Pdia2 gene encoding protein disulfide-isomerase A2 isoform X1 produces MDDRFLPVLLLLLGVSGSWGQGEEPGGPSEALPEEPIGEEVPKEDGILVLNHRTLSLALQEHSALMVEFYAPWCGHCKALAPEYSKAAALLAAESAVVTLAKVDGPAEPELTKEFAVEGYPTLKFFQNGNRTNPEEYIGPKNAESIAEWLRRRVGPSATRLEDEEGVQALMAKRDVVVIGFFQDLQEEDVATFLALAKDALDMTFGFTDQPQLFEKFGLTKDTVVLFKKFDEGRADFPVDKETGLDLGDLSRFLITHSMHLVTEFNSQTSPKIFAARILNHLLLFVNQTLAQHRELLTDFREAAPPFRGQVLFVVVDVATDNSHVLNYFGLKAEEAPTLRLINVETTKKYAPTAVTPITAASVAAFCQAVLRGEVKHYLLSQEVPPDWDQRPVKTLVGKNFQQVAFDETKNVFVKFYAPWCSHCKEMAPAWEALAEKYRDREDIVIAELDATANELEAFSVHGYPTLKFFPAGPDRKIIEYKSTRDLETFSKFLDSGGNLPTEEPEEPTVSAPVGTPFRTSAPQQVLS; encoded by the exons ATGGATGATCGGTTTCTGCCAGTGTTGCTGCTCCTGCTGGGTGTCTCAGGCTcatggggacagggagaggagcCTGGGGGTCCCTCAGAGGCGCTCCCTGAGGAGCCCATTGGGGAAGAAGTCCCCAAGGAGGATGGGATCTTGGTCTTGAACCACCGAACCCTGAGCCTGGCACTGCAGGAGCATTCAGCCCTGATGGTGGAGTTTT ATGCCCCATGGTGTGGTCACTGCAAGGCATTAGCTCCTGAGTACAGCAAGGCGGCTGCCCTGCTGGCAGCTGAGTCAGCTGTGGTCACCTTGGCCAAGGTGGATGGGCCTGCAGAACCAGAGCTGACCAAGGAGTTTGCAGTGGAAGGGTACCCTACACTCAAGTTCTTCCAGAATGGAAACCGCACAAACCCAGAAGAATACATAG GGCCCAAGAATGCTGAGAGCATTGCTGAGTGGCTGAGGCGGCGAGTGGGGCCCAGTGCCACACGTCTGGAGGATGAGGAAGGTGTCCAGGCACTGATGGCCAAACGGGATGTAGTGGTCATTGGCTTCTTTCAG GATCTACAGGAAGAGGATGTGGCAACCTTCCTGGCCTTGGCCAAGGATGCTCTGGACATGACCTTTGGCTTCACTGACCAGCCACAACTTTTTGAGAAGTTTGGCCTCACCAAGGATACTGTGGTTCTTTTCAAGAAG TTTGATGAGGGTCGTGCCGACTTCCCGGTAGACAAGGAGACTGGCCTGGACCTGGGAGACCTGTCCCGCTTCCTcatcacacacagcatgcacctggtcACAGAATTCAACAGCCAG ACATCACCGAAGATCTTTGCAGCCAGGATCCTCAACCACCTGCTGCTGTTTGTGAACCAGACACTAGCTCAGCACAGGGAGCTGCTGACAGACTTCAGGGAGGCAGCACCTCCATTCCGGGGACAG GTGTTGTTCGTGGTGGTGGACGTGGCCACTGACAACAGCCATGTGCTGAATTATTTTGGCCTCAAGGCTGAGGAAGCCCCCACCCTGCGTCTGATCAATGTTGAGACTACCAAGAAGTATGCACCTACAGCGGTGACACCCATCACTGCAGCTTCTGTGGCTGCCTTCTGCCAGGCAGTCCTCCGTGGGGAAGTCAAG CACTATCTCCTGAGCCAGGAGGTACCCCCCGATTGGGACCAGAGGCCAGTCAAGACTCTCGTGGGCAAGAATTTCCAGCAGGTTGCCTTTGACGAAACCAAGAATGTGTTTGTCAAGTTCT ATGCCCCATGGTGCAGCCACTGTAAGGAGATGGCTCCAGCCTGGGAGGCACTGGCAGAGAAGTACAGGGATCGTGAGGACATTGTCATTGCTGAGTTGGATGCTACAGCTAACGAGCTGGAGGCCTTCTCTGTGCATGGCTATCCCACTCTCAAATTCTTCCCTGCAGGACCTGACCGAAAG ATTATAGAATACAAAAGCACCAGGGACCTAGAGACATTCTCTAAGTTCCTGGACAGTGGAGGTAACCTGCCTACGGAGGAACCTGAGGAGCCTACAGTCTCCGCCCCAGTGGGTACTCCATTCAGGACATCAGCCCCTCAACAGGTTCTCTCCTAA